A genome region from Yoonia vestfoldensis includes the following:
- a CDS encoding SDR family oxidoreductase has protein sequence MTQTLLSFGHGFSAAALAQILLPQGWRIIGTTRSEDKAARLHQAGVEPRIWPGADMRPALDAATHLLISAAPDADGDPVLAALQDEIAARAGQFAWVGYLSTTGVYGDHAGDWVDETTPLTPATKRGIARVAAETAWAAIPDLPLHIFRLAGIYGPGRGPFAKVRDGSARRIIKPGQVFSRTHVADIAQVLAASIARPNPGAIYNVCDDDPAPPEDVIGYAAALLGLPLPTAQDFATAEMTPMARSFYAESKKVRNDRIKDELGVQLIYPDYRSGLQALLAQETTG, from the coding sequence ATGACCCAAACGCTTTTATCATTCGGACATGGCTTTAGCGCGGCGGCGCTGGCGCAGATATTGCTGCCACAGGGCTGGCGGATCATTGGCACCACCCGGTCCGAGGACAAGGCCGCGCGGCTGCATCAGGCCGGGGTTGAACCACGGATCTGGCCCGGTGCCGACATGCGCCCGGCGCTTGATGCGGCGACCCATCTGCTGATCTCGGCCGCACCGGATGCGGATGGCGATCCGGTGCTGGCCGCCCTGCAAGACGAGATCGCCGCGCGTGCCGGCCAATTCGCATGGGTCGGCTATTTGTCCACAACCGGGGTTTACGGCGATCACGCCGGCGATTGGGTCGACGAAACCACCCCCCTGACACCGGCCACGAAACGCGGCATCGCGCGGGTCGCAGCCGAGACCGCCTGGGCCGCCATCCCCGATCTGCCGCTGCATATCTTCCGGCTGGCAGGGATTTACGGGCCGGGGCGCGGCCCTTTCGCCAAGGTGCGCGACGGCTCTGCCCGGCGGATCATCAAGCCCGGACAGGTGTTCAGCCGCACCCATGTCGCCGATATCGCGCAGGTGCTTGCCGCCTCGATCGCGCGGCCCAATCCCGGCGCTATCTATAATGTCTGCGACGATGACCCCGCCCCGCCCGAGGATGTGATCGGCTATGCCGCCGCCTTGCTTGGGCTGCCGCTGCCCACGGCACAGGATTTCGCCACCGCCGAGATGACCCCCATGGCGCGCAGCTTTTACGCCGAAAGCAAAAAGGTGCGCAACGACCGGATCAAGGACGAATTGGGGGTGCAGCTGATCTATCCAGATTACCGCAGCGGTCTGCAGGCCTTGCTGGC